A genomic region of Mycobacterium senriense contains the following coding sequences:
- a CDS encoding sensor histidine kinase yields the protein MLHAAANYLREQLRRRSELIPVGITWASFLAVDVTEVGGGVIAIWQRPTSDLAVGLAAFAVSIAPSLLFFFFNMKLSTAVMWASWSSASAMMLFATSTPIRADFAPALLVLMVLAVATLSSIVGGFLAAASAAAMLLTASALHRLDAVALYLGFVGAGWLLGYVMRSQRLLLAKQIEAQEMLAEHAAADERRRIAREVHDVIAHSLSITLLHVTGARRALQQDRDVDDAVEALEQAERLGRQAMADIRRTVGLLDNWPTKATKTTPEPGIDDIAALVEGFQRAGLAVGLCVEGPTDHVSAALGLALYRITQESLANIAKHAPESKAGVVLDISPVSARLAVTNLLPAAVMAAQSAEGRGLRGMRQRVELLGGAIDVGPTRDGWSVCAEIPLREGDTSWCPWWRTRHD from the coding sequence ATGTTGCACGCCGCAGCGAATTACCTGCGGGAGCAGCTTCGCCGACGAAGCGAACTGATTCCCGTCGGTATCACCTGGGCATCGTTTCTCGCCGTCGACGTGACCGAGGTGGGCGGTGGGGTGATCGCGATCTGGCAACGCCCCACCTCCGATCTGGCTGTCGGCCTGGCGGCGTTCGCGGTATCCATTGCACCGTCACTGCTTTTCTTCTTCTTCAACATGAAACTCAGCACGGCGGTGATGTGGGCAAGCTGGTCGAGCGCCTCGGCCATGATGCTGTTCGCCACCTCGACACCCATTCGCGCCGATTTTGCCCCGGCCTTGTTGGTGCTCATGGTCCTCGCCGTCGCTACCTTGAGCTCGATCGTGGGTGGCTTCCTGGCTGCAGCGTCGGCGGCCGCGATGTTGCTCACCGCGTCGGCGTTGCACCGCCTGGACGCGGTGGCGCTGTACCTGGGTTTCGTCGGGGCGGGGTGGCTGCTCGGTTACGTGATGCGCTCGCAGCGGCTGTTGCTGGCGAAACAGATCGAGGCGCAGGAAATGCTTGCCGAGCATGCCGCCGCCGATGAGCGGCGGCGCATCGCGCGTGAGGTGCACGACGTCATCGCCCATTCGCTCAGCATCACCCTGCTGCATGTGACCGGCGCGCGCCGCGCACTGCAGCAGGACCGCGACGTCGACGACGCGGTCGAGGCATTAGAGCAGGCCGAGCGGCTGGGCCGGCAGGCGATGGCCGATATCCGTCGTACCGTCGGATTGCTCGACAACTGGCCGACCAAGGCCACTAAAACCACACCAGAACCCGGCATCGACGACATCGCGGCGCTCGTCGAGGGTTTCCAGCGGGCCGGGCTGGCCGTCGGGCTGTGCGTCGAAGGCCCCACCGATCACGTGTCCGCTGCGCTCGGCCTCGCGCTGTACCGCATCACCCAGGAGTCGCTGGCCAACATCGCCAAGCACGCACCGGAGTCGAAAGCCGGTGTCGTGTTGGATATATCGCCGGTATCGGCGCGGCTCGCCGTCACCAATCTGCTGCCCGCGGCGGTGATGGCCGCGCAATCGGCCGAGGGGCGCGGCTTGCGCGGCATGCGCCAGCGCGTCGAGTTGCTCGGCGGGGCCATCGACGTCGGCCCCACCCGCGACGGCTGGTCGGTGTGCGCCGAAATCCCGCTGCGGGAAGGCGATACCAGCTGGTGTCCGTGGTGGCGGACCCGCCATGATTGA
- a CDS encoding RND family transporter — protein sequence MHDRMGSFARLTGRYALLIVGLWILAAGAANLAVPQLERVVDSHARSFMPPGAPSAVAAARAAQLFDQTPSNNFVYVVLERDQRLTPQDRRFYDALTTALGSDQRHVYAVTDLWSQPATAAGAQSSDGKAVSVMVRLAGMLGTAQARDSVDSVRGTVHKLSPPSGLQVHVTGPGATIVDEFSAIDRQMLGITAATIGLILLLLLVVYRSPIAAAIPLISVGLALALGRAVVAALGQSNVVEVSLFSVALMAAMTLGAGTDYAIFLVGRYHEGRRRGVEPAQALKQAYRSIAPVVIGSALTVSVALACLVFAKVGSFRSAGLPCAIGILATMVAALTLTPALMSLAIRRGYLEPRPSSTARRWRRVGTTVARWPGPILVTALALTLLIALPLVSMRVGFNEPAATPSSTDSNRGYASADRHFAANALLPDVVAVQADHDLRNPAGLIAIERITRHIMAVPGVRAVQSASRPDGKVPEQATLSYQAGVLGRQFGDTMDSLTQRLKRISELDSALAQTQLAVDGLGTGLRGGSAGLADMSGAAEDMRAGMDGLQRNVTTVSGYLDPLRDFVGRTPDCATNPICSTVDRVLQPVDSLVQTSTRLGSGAAKLTTGSSTAATAMATLPQSVTSMKDALGQARSATHDLLSLSDTLGPQMRQLTDYMNEIATQFQGSAAADFYMPQRALTDPRYTTALSHLISQNGRAAYLLVYGDGSEWGADGAKRADQVRAAIKEATKEGTLAPTEVDLAGVGPVTADLQRFVAGDTELLVGAALVLIFLIVTAMLRSPVAGLVVVGTVVTSYASAIGASVLIWQHLFHHDLHWAVAPIAFIALIAVGADYNLLLALRIKQEAAAGLKTGIIRAFGATGGVVTVAGVIFGLTMLALLSSSVLSIAQIGTTIAVGLLLDTLVVRAFIVPSIVALLGRWFWWPSPLPRRAVTPTVKTPEPRLVTAAAV from the coding sequence TTGCATGACCGAATGGGAAGCTTCGCGCGCCTGACCGGTCGGTACGCGCTCCTGATCGTCGGCCTCTGGATTTTGGCCGCGGGTGCCGCCAACCTTGCGGTCCCCCAACTCGAGCGGGTCGTCGACTCCCATGCCCGGTCCTTCATGCCCCCCGGCGCGCCCAGCGCGGTGGCAGCGGCACGCGCCGCCCAACTGTTCGACCAGACGCCCAGCAACAACTTCGTTTACGTTGTGCTGGAACGTGATCAGCGGCTGACACCGCAGGACCGCCGGTTCTACGATGCGCTGACGACAGCGCTCGGTTCGGATCAGCGTCACGTGTATGCGGTGACCGACCTGTGGTCGCAGCCGGCCACGGCCGCCGGTGCGCAGAGTTCGGACGGCAAGGCGGTCAGCGTGATGGTGCGCCTGGCCGGCATGCTCGGCACCGCGCAGGCGCGCGACTCGGTGGACTCCGTGCGCGGGACCGTCCACAAGCTCTCACCACCGTCGGGCCTGCAGGTCCATGTCACGGGCCCCGGCGCCACCATCGTCGACGAGTTCTCCGCGATCGACCGCCAGATGCTCGGAATCACCGCCGCCACCATCGGTCTCATCCTGCTGCTGTTGCTGGTGGTCTACCGATCGCCGATCGCGGCGGCGATCCCGCTGATCTCGGTGGGGCTCGCCCTGGCCCTGGGGCGAGCCGTCGTCGCCGCCCTGGGCCAGTCCAATGTCGTTGAGGTGTCGCTGTTTTCGGTGGCGCTGATGGCGGCCATGACGCTCGGGGCCGGAACCGACTATGCGATCTTCCTGGTCGGCCGCTACCACGAAGGCCGGCGCCGCGGTGTCGAGCCGGCTCAGGCGCTGAAGCAGGCCTACCGCTCCATCGCGCCCGTGGTCATCGGATCGGCGCTGACCGTATCGGTTGCGCTGGCGTGCTTGGTGTTCGCGAAGGTGGGATCGTTCCGCAGTGCCGGGTTGCCCTGCGCTATCGGCATTCTGGCGACCATGGTGGCCGCGCTGACCCTGACTCCCGCGCTGATGAGCCTGGCGATACGCCGCGGATACCTGGAACCGCGGCCGTCCAGCACCGCGCGTCGCTGGCGTCGCGTGGGAACGACGGTGGCGCGCTGGCCCGGACCGATCCTGGTCACCGCGCTGGCATTGACCCTGCTGATCGCGCTGCCGTTGGTCAGCATGCGGGTCGGCTTCAACGAACCCGCCGCCACGCCGTCGTCCACCGACTCCAACCGTGGGTACGCCAGCGCCGACCGGCATTTCGCGGCCAACGCTCTGCTGCCCGATGTCGTCGCCGTCCAGGCCGACCACGACCTGCGTAATCCGGCCGGCCTGATCGCCATCGAGCGCATCACTCGCCACATCATGGCCGTGCCGGGTGTGCGGGCGGTGCAGTCCGCCAGCCGGCCCGACGGCAAGGTGCCCGAACAGGCGACGTTGAGCTACCAAGCCGGTGTGCTGGGCCGTCAGTTCGGCGACACCATGGATTCGCTGACCCAGCGCCTCAAGCGGATCTCCGAACTGGACAGCGCGCTGGCGCAAACCCAGCTTGCTGTCGACGGGCTGGGCACCGGATTGCGCGGTGGCAGTGCAGGATTGGCGGACATGTCCGGTGCCGCGGAAGACATGCGGGCCGGGATGGACGGGCTGCAGCGCAATGTCACGACGGTGTCGGGCTACCTCGACCCGTTGCGCGACTTCGTCGGGCGGACCCCCGACTGCGCCACCAATCCGATCTGCTCGACGGTCGACCGCGTGCTGCAGCCAGTCGACAGCCTGGTGCAGACGTCCACGCGCCTGGGCTCGGGCGCCGCGAAGCTCACCACCGGTTCGAGCACGGCCGCAACCGCGATGGCCACCCTGCCGCAGAGCGTCACGTCGATGAAAGACGCCTTGGGGCAGGCACGTTCGGCCACGCATGACCTGCTCAGCCTGTCCGACACGCTCGGACCGCAAATGCGCCAGTTGACCGATTACATGAACGAGATCGCCACCCAGTTTCAGGGCAGCGCCGCGGCGGACTTCTACATGCCGCAGCGGGCGCTGACCGATCCGCGGTACACGACCGCGCTCAGCCATCTGATCTCGCAGAATGGCCGCGCCGCTTACCTGTTGGTCTATGGCGATGGTTCAGAGTGGGGTGCCGACGGCGCCAAGCGGGCGGACCAGGTGCGCGCCGCCATAAAGGAGGCCACCAAGGAGGGCACCCTGGCCCCGACCGAGGTCGACCTCGCCGGGGTGGGCCCGGTGACCGCCGATCTGCAGCGCTTTGTCGCCGGCGATACCGAGCTGTTGGTGGGTGCCGCGCTGGTATTGATCTTCTTGATCGTCACCGCCATGTTGCGCAGCCCGGTCGCGGGATTGGTCGTTGTCGGGACCGTCGTCACCTCCTACGCGTCGGCCATCGGTGCCAGCGTGCTGATTTGGCAGCACCTGTTTCATCACGACCTGCACTGGGCCGTGGCGCCGATCGCGTTCATCGCGCTGATCGCCGTCGGCGCGGACTACAACCTGCTGCTGGCGTTGCGCATCAAACAGGAAGCGGCGGCGGGTCTGAAGACCGGCATCATCCGGGCATTCGGTGCAACCGGCGGGGTGGTCACTGTCGCCGGCGTCATCTTCGGGCTGACCATGCTGGCGCTGCTCAGTAGCAGTGTGCTCAGCATCGCCCAGATCGGCACGACGATCGCCGTCGGGTTATTGCTGGACACCCTGGTGGTACGGGCCTTCATCGTGCCGTCCATCGTGGCGCTGCTGGGCCGGTGGTTCTGGTGGCCCAGCCCGCTTCCCCGCCGCGCCGTCACGCCGACGGTGAAAACGCCAGAGCCGCGACTGGTTACTGCTGCGGCGGTATGA
- a CDS encoding aromatic ring-hydroxylating oxygenase subunit alpha has product MATTAGNPVRTRDEDAIGTPPENPTLVPAERYYSPAFAALETQRMWPRVWQLACMVDHVAAPGDYFEYRCGPFGVLIVRDDDGELRAFQNVCRHRGNSLCTGSGSGLRELKCGYHGWTWDLAGALKRVPNRKGFGSLRMSDFPLIPARVDTWAGLVFVNLDPGAVSLTEYLEAVPDDIAWCHLEDFRCYATLTVEVGANWKTIADGFSETYHIQTLHPELLGCVDDIHAPQRIWGHTGKSDQPYGVQSPRFDGALSDEEVWNAYVYTQGALMGAAEGTPFPADERRPGQTVADLIADRTRAFAASRGVDLNWADTDRMTRLHQYNVFPNMTLLTNADHLTVMCSRPGADPSPDKGELIMFLMTRMPPGAPRTKPTDVRMAADAAEPGVVLTQDIAVLPGLQRGMHQPGFTHMVLSSEERRVINMHRNLERYIELPMSQQMSGGAPE; this is encoded by the coding sequence ATGGCAACGACGGCCGGCAATCCGGTGCGGACCCGCGACGAGGATGCGATCGGCACCCCGCCGGAGAACCCGACGCTGGTGCCCGCCGAGCGCTACTACTCACCCGCCTTCGCCGCGCTCGAAACGCAACGGATGTGGCCGCGGGTGTGGCAACTGGCCTGCATGGTCGACCATGTCGCCGCACCCGGCGACTATTTCGAATACCGCTGCGGCCCTTTCGGTGTGCTGATCGTCCGGGACGACGACGGGGAGCTCCGCGCGTTCCAGAACGTCTGCCGGCATCGCGGCAATTCGCTGTGCACCGGGTCCGGCTCGGGCCTGCGCGAACTCAAGTGTGGCTACCACGGGTGGACCTGGGATCTGGCCGGGGCGCTCAAACGGGTGCCCAACCGCAAGGGTTTCGGCTCGCTGCGGATGTCCGACTTTCCACTGATACCGGCTCGCGTCGACACCTGGGCCGGGCTCGTCTTCGTCAACCTCGACCCGGGCGCGGTGTCGTTGACCGAATACCTGGAGGCGGTGCCCGACGACATCGCCTGGTGCCACCTGGAGGATTTCCGCTGCTACGCCACGCTCACTGTTGAGGTCGGCGCCAACTGGAAGACGATCGCCGACGGATTCAGCGAGACCTACCACATCCAGACCCTGCATCCCGAACTCCTGGGCTGCGTCGACGATATCCACGCGCCGCAACGAATTTGGGGCCATACCGGGAAGTCGGATCAGCCTTATGGCGTGCAGAGCCCCCGCTTCGACGGCGCGCTGAGCGACGAGGAGGTCTGGAACGCCTACGTCTACACGCAGGGGGCGCTGATGGGCGCCGCCGAGGGCACACCGTTCCCCGCCGACGAACGACGGCCCGGCCAGACGGTCGCCGACCTGATCGCCGACCGAACCCGCGCCTTCGCCGCGAGCCGCGGTGTCGATCTCAACTGGGCTGATACCGATCGGATGACCCGATTGCACCAGTACAACGTGTTTCCCAACATGACGCTGTTGACCAACGCCGACCATCTGACCGTCATGTGCTCGCGGCCGGGCGCTGACCCCTCCCCCGACAAGGGCGAGCTGATCATGTTCTTGATGACGCGGATGCCTCCGGGCGCGCCGCGCACCAAGCCGACCGACGTCCGCATGGCCGCGGATGCGGCCGAGCCCGGCGTGGTCCTCACGCAAGACATCGCGGTGCTTCCCGGCCTGCAACGCGGCATGCATCAACCCGGCTTCACACACATGGTGTTGTCCAGCGAGGAACGACGCGTGATCAACATGCATCGCAACCTGGAGCGCTACATCGAGTTGCCCATGTCCCAGCAAATGAGCGGTGGTGCGCCGGAGTGA
- a CDS encoding response regulator transcription factor, with protein sequence MIDATPEVTVLLVDDQDLVRSGLRRILRRKDGFVVVAECADGDEVPAAVAEHLPDVVVMDLRMRRVDGIEATRRLGGRPPVLALTTFNEDELLSGALRAGAAGFVLKDSSAEELIRAVRAVARGDSYLDPAVTSRVLTTYRKAAPGPRGTAIGELTTRELDVLTLIGQGLSNTEIADQLCISGVTVKSHIGRIFGKLDLRDRAAAIVYAYDNGIVAPR encoded by the coding sequence ATGATTGACGCGACCCCCGAGGTCACCGTGCTGCTCGTCGACGATCAGGACCTGGTGCGGTCCGGCCTGCGCCGGATCCTGCGCCGCAAGGACGGTTTCGTCGTCGTCGCGGAATGTGCCGACGGTGACGAGGTGCCCGCGGCGGTGGCCGAGCACCTGCCCGATGTCGTGGTGATGGACCTGCGGATGCGCCGCGTCGACGGCATCGAGGCGACGCGCAGGCTGGGCGGTCGGCCGCCGGTGCTCGCGCTGACTACCTTCAACGAGGACGAGCTGTTGTCGGGGGCGCTGCGAGCCGGCGCGGCCGGCTTCGTGCTCAAGGACTCTTCGGCCGAGGAGTTGATCCGCGCGGTCCGGGCGGTCGCCAGGGGCGACAGCTATCTCGATCCCGCGGTGACCTCGCGCGTGCTCACCACGTACCGCAAGGCCGCGCCCGGGCCGCGCGGCACCGCGATCGGCGAGCTGACTACCCGCGAGCTCGACGTGCTGACGCTGATCGGGCAGGGCCTGTCGAATACCGAGATCGCCGATCAACTGTGCATCTCGGGCGTCACGGTCAAGAGTCACATCGGGCGGATCTTCGGGAAGCTCGATCTGCGCGACCGCGCCGCCGCGATCGTCTACGCGTACGACAACGGCATCGTCGCGCCGCGCTGA